The following are encoded together in the Serratia sp. UGAL515B_01 genome:
- a CDS encoding protein-L-isoaspartate(D-aspartate) O-methyltransferase — MLKKHMQKLLTQLRQQGIRDELLLKAIEEVPRERFVDEALAHKAYENTALPIGSGQTISQPYMVARMTELLSLQPTSRVLEIGTGSGYQTAILAHLVQHVCSVERIKGLQWQAKRRLKQLDLHNVSTRHGDGWQGWSSRGPFDAIIVTAAPPEIPQALMQQLDNGGILVLPVGEQTQILQCIQRRGDDFSVNSVEAVRFVPLVKGELA; from the coding sequence ATGTTAAAAAAACACATGCAAAAATTGCTGACGCAGTTACGTCAGCAAGGGATAAGGGATGAACTGTTGCTTAAGGCAATTGAAGAAGTCCCCCGCGAACGTTTTGTTGACGAAGCGTTAGCCCACAAAGCCTACGAAAATACGGCATTGCCTATTGGTTCGGGGCAGACAATTTCCCAGCCTTATATGGTAGCGCGCATGACCGAACTGCTAAGTTTGCAGCCGACTTCCAGAGTTCTCGAAATCGGTACAGGTTCTGGATATCAGACTGCTATCTTGGCACATCTGGTACAGCACGTCTGCTCTGTTGAGAGGATTAAGGGGCTTCAGTGGCAAGCAAAGCGCCGTTTGAAGCAACTTGATTTGCACAATGTCTCTACCCGCCATGGTGATGGCTGGCAAGGTTGGTCATCGCGTGGCCCTTTTGATGCAATCATCGTAACAGCCGCTCCCCCTGAAATTCCCCAAGCACTAATGCAACAGTTAGATAACGGTGGTATTTTGGTGTTGCCTGTTGGCGAACAGACGCAGATACTTCAATGTATTCAACGGCGTGGTGATGATTTTTCTGTTAATTCTGTTGAGGCCGTGCGCTTTGTTCCCCTGGTGAAAGGTGAACTGGCTTAA